GATTTTAAGTTTTGCATTAAGTTTTATTGATTTTTCTTACATTCATCCAGTTAGTCATGAAAAAATTGTAGTTAAAAATATGTTTGAAATTCATAATTTAACTGAACTAATAGTTAGATTAGGCGTTAATTTTATAACTTTTCCTGCTTTACAATTAGTTTTAGTTGCTACTTTAGGAGTTAGTATTGCAGAAGGCAGTGGTTATATTAGAGCATTACTAATTAAAATGATAGGAATAGTTCCAAAAAGCATTGTTGTTCCTGTGGTTATATTAATTTCTATATTTTGCCATATAGTATCGGATAGTGCTTATGTATTTTTAATGCCAATTGCAGCTGCTATGTATTATAGTGCAGGTCGCCATCCAATAGCTGGAATTACTACTTCATTTGCTGCACTTGCAGGTGGGTTTAGTGCTAGTTATATTCCAAGTGTAGTTGATCCGTTAATGCAAGAATTTACTCAAAAAGCAGCAAGGACAATTGACCCTGAAATAAGCGTAAATGTATTGTGTAATTATTTTTTAAGTATTTTTTCAACCTTTAGCGTAATTGCTGCTTGTTGGTTTGTTAGCTCAAAAATTATTGAGCCTATGCTAAATAAAACTATGCCTATTGATAGTGATTGCAAAATCGCTCATTTAGAAAATGAGAAATTAAGCTCACAAGAAAATAAAGCTTATTGGGGAGCAACTTTAACATTTATATTTATGGCTTTATTATTATTTGCTGTATCAATTCCAGATGATTCGGTTATGCGTGGTGCTAATGGCTCACTTACTAGTGCTGATGCAGCTTTAATGAAAGCTATTGTTCCATTAGTATTTTTATTCTTAGCAATTCCAGGATATGTTTATGGAAAAATTAGTGGCTCTATAAAAACTTCAAGTGATTTATCAAAAATGGCTGCAAGTAGTTTAAATACTCTTACTACTTTTATAGTATTTTGTTTCGTATGCGGGCAGTTTTTATATGTATTTAATACTTCAAATCTTTCAACTCTATTAGCAATTTCAGGAGCTGAGTTTTTAAAGAGTATGAATATGCCTTCAGTTTTCACTGTTTTAGGAGTGATTATATTTACAAGCTTTTTAAATATTTTTGTTACATCAGCTACATCAAAATGGGCTATATTAAGCGTTATTTTTGTTCCTATGTTAATGTTACTTGGAATTAGTCCTGAACTTACTCAAGCAGCATATAGGACGAGTGATAGTGCGGTAAATGTTATGACACCTATGTTTCCATTTTACCCATTAGTGATTGGTTATTGTCAAAAATATTATAAAAAAACAGGGGTTGGAACACTTAGTTCATTAATGCTTCCATTTGGTATTGCTTTATGGATAGCTTTAGTTGGTAGTTTATTTATATTCTGGGCTTTAGGTCTTCCGTTAGGATTTGATACTACTTATGTTTATAATTTTAAAGGTTAGATATGTTGGTAGAAGACTTTATAAAATATGTAAAAATCTCATCTCAAAGCGACGCTAGTAAGAGTAATACTCCTACTAGTGAAGGGCAGTTACAATTAGCGAAATTATTAAAAAGTGAGTTAGAGAATTTAGGACTTAGTGAAATTAAGCTAAATGATAATGGTATTTTAACCGCACTTTTAGCTGGTGATAAAACTAAGACTAGCTTAGGTTTTGTAGCTCATCTTGATACTATTGATGTTGGGCTTAGTCCTTGTGTAAATCCTAAGATTTTAAGATTTGAAGGTAAGGATTTAGATTTAGGTAAAGCGGTTTTAGAGATTTCTAAACACCCTGAAATTATGAAGTATTTAAATGAAGACATTATTTTTAGCGATGGCTCATCTGTTTTAGGGGCTGATAATAAGGCTGCAATTGCTGTTATTATAAACTTAATTAAAACTCTTAAAAATAGTGATATTAATCATCCTGATATATTTTTAGCTTTTGTGCCAGATGAAGAAATAGGGCTTTTAGGCTCAAAGCAGCTTAATTTAGATGATTTTAGGACAACTCATCCTTATACTATTGATTGTTGTGAGGTTGGGGAATTAATGTATGAGACATTTAATGCAGCAAGTGCAAAGCTTAATATAATAGGTGTATCAGCACACCCAATGAATGCTTATAAAATAATGCTAAATCCAACTTTATTAGCAAATGAGTTTATAAATCTTTTTGATAGATTGCAAACTCCTGAAAATACTAAAGATAAAGATGGATATATTTGGATAAATGAAATGCACTCAAATCAAAACGAAGCTAGTGTGTGTTTAAATATAAGAGACCACGATAAAACTAAGTTTGAAGAGAAAAAAGAATACATTAAAACTTGCGTTGATTTTATGCAAAATAAATATAAAAAAGCTAGTTTTAAACTAGAAATGAGCGATACTTATTACAATCTAAAAGATGCTTTAAATGATGATAATAAAGATAGTTTAGATAAATTATATAAAGCTTTTGAATTATCAAATATTAAAGCAAATACAATTGCTATGCGTGGTGGGACTGATGGAAGTGCGTTGAGTGTAAAGGGTCTTTTTACCCCGAATTTTTTCACAGGAGCACATAATTTTCATTCAAGATTTGAGTTTTTACCTGTTAAATCACTTGAAAAGTCTTATGAAGTAGCACTTAATTTAGTAAAAATATATTCAAACTAGGAATTTTAATTCCTAGTTTTAAATTCTTAAAAGCTATATCCTAAATTAACTCCGTATCTAATACCTTTAGCTATTACATCATTTGTATAACTTGCTTTAATTCCTGCATAAAAGCCGTCTAAATTGCGAGTGAATTTATAACCTAGCATAAGATTTGCTTCATAATTTAGTCTTTTTTGTTGCTCGTTAAATAATTTATCTCTTTTATTATCTAAATAAAATTTTGCAAAAGCACTAGCTTCAACAACTAATCCTTCATCAAAAATATTCATAGTGCTAGCTCCTAATTTGATTAAATTAGTATTAGCTACTAAATCTTTAGTATTAGTTTTGCTTTTGATTTTTTCATGACCTAAGCCACCTAAGACATTAAAGCCTGATTTAACTCCTACATTATTATTAAAAAATCCAATACCACCTAATACATTAACAGCAGTATAAGTGCTTGAAATTTTGCCACTTTCTATATTATTTTTATATTCTGAATCAAAGTCGTGAATGCTTAAATCTGCACCAAAAACAAAATCATTATCATAATTACTAAGTTTATAAGAATTTATAAAAATTCTTCCTTGATAAATACCATTATCGCTTAAATTAAGCCCGTAATCTTTAGCTTTTCCTACCATAAAATCAGCACCTACGAAGTTTTGTGCGTTTAGGCTAATTACACATATTAGTGTTGATAAAATTTTTTTCATATTATCTCCTTTTTAAAAAATGTTAATTCTATATTTGTATTTTTATATTTTAGTAATTTATAAATTATGACAATATATAGGCTTTTTGATATTAGAAATAAGTTGTCCGTTATTATTTTTAGGAATTGTTGTAAAACCTACATTATTTATTACAATACATATTGAGTTATTTTGGTCTATATTAGTTGATTTGCTTAGTCTAATAATATATGAATTAGCTTTTATTAGATTATAAGTTTTTGATTTATTAGCATATGAACTTGCAAATAATTCTCCTAATTCATTTACCATTATTCTGTGAGTTTTTTTGTATTTATTATTTAGATTATAAAATACATCAATTTTAGTTATTCCAAAGCTTTTTGTAAGATTTGTCCTTGTTGTAAGCAAATTATCATCTACGCTTATTCCTGCATATCTAGCTCCAATTAATTTTGTTTTATCAAATAAATCTTTTGCTAATTCATTTGCATCTGGATTTGATGAGCTAGAACCTATGCTATCACTAAAAATACTATATCCAAATTCTTGATGATTGCATTTGTATTTGTTATATGAAGTTTTTGTATTTGCTACACAATGAAAATATATTTGCCAATATGATTTATCGTAATTTGTCGTATAATCATATATATCGTAATTTAGTGCTAAATTACGAAGTATATAAATATCTTGAGATAAACTCCTAGCCGCTAGGATTAAAGAATTTGAATTGATTTTTGATATTGCTATACTTGAGAGTATTCCAGCAACAACTAAAACTAAAACTAATTCAATTAAAGTAAAGCCACACTTATTTGCACGCAGCTCTGTCAATATGTACGAATCCAGAATATTTCTCTACATAAATACAAGCTATATCACTACCTTTTGAAATTTCTATTTTAAATCCACTTGGATTTTGATTAAAGTTTAAAGGCTCTCCTAATTCATTAAATATAATAGTATCCGTAGGTGTTAGACCGCTAGCAGGAGTTGTTGTTGGTGTAGTTGGGGTAAATGTTATATTGTATTTTTTAATTTTAAGAATAGCTGTTCTTGTAGCACAATTTTCATTGTTTTCAAAATCACATATTCTTTTATCAGGATTTAAAAAATCTTCAGCATATTCTGCTAAAACAGGCGTACTTCCTTTTGTGTTGTATTCGGTTTTACTAATTTTATAAATCTTATTAGAAGCTATTGTAAAACGATAATATTTATTATGATAACCATTTGTTCCATCATAAGCGTCATCTCCTAACGCTAGAATTTTTGTATATCTAATATCGTTTGCAATACTTCTAGCAGCATCTATTAATTCACTTGTATGTATTTTAGAAACAGCAACCGCACTAAGTATAGCACCAACAACCATAACAACTAATAATTCAATCATAGTAAAAGCTTTTTTCATACTTACATCCATTCTAAAACTTGAGCTAACTCATTAGCTACAAAGCATTTAATACCTTTAAAATTACTTTTATTTGGAATTATAGCATTTTTAAAGCCTTGATTTTTTGCTTCATTAAGTCTAATATCAAGGCTAAAAACTTCGCAAATTCCACCATTTAAACTAAGCTCCCCAATAAATACACTCTCATTGCTTAAAACTCTATTTTTAAAGCTAGATATTATAGCAGCTGCAACTGCTAAATCAGCAGCAGTCTCGCTAACTTTTATCCCACCGCTAATATTTATAAATACATCATATCTTGCAAGTGGAATTTCTAATTTTCTCTCAAGCAAGGCTAAAATCATATCAAGTCTATTTCTATCAAATCCAGTTGCACTTCTTTTAGCATAAGCACTTTCGCATACTAAAGCCTGAACTTCAAGAGTAATTGCTCTGCTACCTTCTAAAATAATAGTTAGAGCACTTCCTGCATGATTTTTACCTACAAATCTAGTTTTAATATTGTTTGCACTTATAAGTCCATTTTCACTCATTTGCCAAATGCCTATTTCGCTAGTGCTTCCGAAACGATTTTTAAAGCCCCTTAAAATTCTTAATTCCTTACTAGCATCACCTTCAAAATAAAGCACCACATCAACCATATGCTCAAGCACTCTAGGTCCTGCAATTGAGCCTTCTTTAGTGATATGTCCTATTATAAATGTGCTAATATTATTGCTTTTGCTTAGTTTCATTAGCTCAAATGTAAGCTCTCTTACTTGAGTGATTGAACCAGCACACGAACTTATATTTTCTGAATAAATAGTTTGAATACTATCTATAATTAAGACTTCATAATTATTGCTTAAAACTTCATTTTTAATATTTTCAAAACATAATTCAGTTAATAAAAACAAATTATCTTCATTAGCATTTAATCTATTTGCACGAAGTTTTATTTGACTTTTACTCTCTTCAGCACTAACATAAAGGACTTTTTTGCCATTTTTTGCTAAGTTTGCAGCGGTTTTTAAGAGTAAAGTTGATTTGCCAACACCAGGAGAGCCACCTAGTAAAACTAATGAGCCTACAACAAGCCCGCCACCTAAAACCAAATCAAGCTCTTTATCATAAGTTGAAAATCTATCAACTTGCTCAATTAAAACTTCTTTAATGCTAACTGCTTTGTTTGAATTTGGTTTTATTTCGTTTTTTAATACTTCAATTTGAGTTTGATTTAATTCTAAATATGAATTAAATGCCCCACATTCAGGGCATTTGCCTAAAAATCTAATTTGTTGATTACCACAAGCTTGGCATTCATAAAGGCTTGATTTTTTCTTAGCCATTGTTAAAAATTCCGTCTAAAAGAACCTTTAAATATTCATTTGCTTTAAAAGGAGCAATATCATTTGCACCTTCTCCATATCCAAAATATAAAATTGGTAGCTCTAATTCTCTTGCGATTGCAAATAATGAACCACCTTTACTTGTTCCATCAAGTTTAGTAATAATTACTCCATCAAGCTTTACTAAATCATTAAAAACTTTTGCTTGATTAATACCACTATTTCCTTGAGTTGCATCTAGGACTAGAATTTTTCTATGTGGAGCGTTTTCATAAGCACGAGATGAAATTCTTATTATTTTTTCTAGTTCATTTGCTAGATTTTTTTTATTTTCTAATCTTCCTGCTGTATCAATAATAACATTATCATAACCTTTGCTAAGTGCTTTAGTAATGGTATCAAAAGCAACTGCACTTGGGTCATGCCCTTGCTTAGTGCTTACAATATCGCAATTATTTTTACTAGCCCAAAGTTCAAGTTGCATAATTGCACCTGCTCTAAAAGTATCACAAGCTCCTAGTAAAACTTTTTTGCCTTGATTTTTATAAAAATTACTTAATTTTCCTATGGTTGTAGTCTTTCCTACTCCATTTACACCTAATATCAATTCTACAAATGGTTTATCATTAGAATTTGAATTAGGATTTTCATACATAAAATATGAGCTCATTACTCTTTCTAAATCTGCTCTTTCAACTATATCTTTAGGCGGTAAGTAGTATAAAATCTCTTCTACTATTTCATAAGTAATATCAGCATTTACTAGCATTTCTTCTAATAAATCTTTACTTATTTTTTCGTTTTTTGGTTTTACTTGATTTATAGCTTCAAGTGTTTTTGCTAAGCCTTTTTTTAAAAAATCTAACATTATTTCATAACCTTTTGAATATCAATATCAAGCATTTCTTCATAAACTGCACCTAGATAGTTGTTTATATTTTTACCATTTTGGTCGTATAAAGCAATATATGGAATGCCGTTAATTTCTCCTAAAACTTTTAAAAATGTGTAATTATTATCACCTGTAACAATATCATAGCTAATACCATTATCCTTAATAAATTTAGCTATTTCTTCATCACTTTTATCTTCTAATAAAACGCCAATAACTCTTAATCTATCTTTATATTTTAATGCTAAATCATTTAAGTGTGGAATTTCAGCCTTGCAAGGTGGGCACCAAGTAGTAAAGAAATTAAATAATATAATTTTATCATTTGAAGTAAATTCTAAGTCTTTATTATCATTATTAATTCTTTTAATTTCAAAAATCTCATCGCTATTATAAAATTTTAAAGAGAATTTAATTAGTCTATTAAAATCAGGTTCTTTTTTAACTTCAACTTGAGTAATTTGTTCGCTTTCTTCTTCTTTTTTATCTTCTTTCTTATCAAAACAAGCTGTAAAAAACAATAAAGCAACGCTTAGCAATATAGCTTTCATTTTAATTCCTTATGTAATATGCTTATAAATTTTTTAGGTTAGATTATGGATAAAAAGTTAATAAGAGAAAAATTTCATAAAGAAAATTATAAATTTTGTAAAAATTACGGAAGTTTTAGAGCTATTTTAAAAATAATATCTAAAGTTAAAACAAATAAAAAATTAAATCTTTTAATTTATATTGCAAAAGATAAAGAAATAAATCTATATAAATACAAAAGATTTTTATGTAAAAAATTCAATATTTATATTCCAAAAATGCTTAGTGATAATAGTTTAGCTTTTAATAAATTAAGGTTTCCATTAAGTGAAGTTAGATTTAAAATAAAAGAAAGCTCAAGTAAGATTGAAAATGTTAAAATTGATATTGCAATTATACCTGTTTTAGGAATTGATAAAGATTTTAGAAGAGTAGGTTTTGGCAAAGGATTTTACGATAGAACTTTTTCTAAAATTGATTATGATTTATTAATTATTTTTATTCAAAATATAAAATCCGTTACTAAAAACAAAATTTGTTTAAAATCGGATATTCAAGGCGATTTTTATATCGCAAATGGTAAAACAATAAAAAGAAAGAGAAGTTATGACATTAGTTGAAATTATATCGTTATTAGCGGTATTTATTCTAGGAGGAGCATTAGGGGTTTTAGTAGCCAAAAGAATACACGAAGCTCATTTTAAAATTCACGAAGAACAAGCAAAAGCAAAAGCAAAAGTGATTGAATATGAAGCTGAAAAAATACTAAGAAATGCTGATAAAGTTCTAGAAAATGCCAAAGCAAGTGAGGGTAAGATTGAGTTGAGTTATAAAAAATCTTATGATGAAAAGATTTTAGAACTTCAAAAAGAACACGATAAGAAAATTCTAGAAATTGAGAAAAAAGAGCAAATTCTAGCAATAAACGAACAAAAATTAGATGAATTTAAAGCAAGTATTGTAAAAAGCGAGCAAGCTGCAAATGAATTGATGGAAGAAGCAAATATGCTTAAAAAATCTTGCGAAGCAAAAATGCAAGAATTATTAAGCAGTATTGAAAATATAAGTGGTTTAACTCAAAGCGAAGCAAGAGAATTAGTAATAAATCAAGCTAAAGAAGATGCAAGAGATGAAATCGCTCATATCGTAAGAAAATGCGAAGAAGAAGCAAAATCTCAAGCAAAGGCAAAAGCAGGATATATCCTAGCACAAGCTACTACTAGATTTGCAGGTGAATATGCAAGTGAGAGATTAATTAGCGTAATAAATCTTAAAAGCGATGATTTAAAAGGAAGAATTATCGGTAAAGAAGGAAGAAATATAAAAACACTTGAAATGGTTTTAGGTGTTGATGTAATTATTGATGATACTCCAAACGCAATTATTATTAGCTCATTTAATGTTTTACGCCGTGCAATTGCTAAAAAAGTAATTGATTTATTAATAGATGATGGAAGAATTCAGCCAGCTAGAATTGAAGAATTACACGAAAGAGTTTCAAAAGAATTTGAAGAAGAAATGTTTAACGAAGGTCAAAATATCATAATGGATTTAGGACTTACAAAAATGGCCCCTGAATTAGTAAAATTAATTGGCCGTTTAAAATATCGTGCAAGTTACGGACAAAACGCATTAGCACATAGCTTAGAAGTTGCACATTTAGCAGGAATTATCGCAGCTGAATGTGGTGGTAATACAAGACTTGCAAGGCGTGCTGGAATTTTACATGATATTGGCAAGGCTTTAACTCACGAATATGAAGGTAGCCATGTTGATTTAGGTGCTATGGTTTGTGAAAGGCACAAAGAGCATCCTGTGGTATTAAACGCTATTTTTGCTCATCACGGGCATGAAGATGCTTTAAGTATTGAAGCTGCTGCAGTTTGCACGGCTGATGTTTTAAGTGCGGCAAGACCAGGTGCTAGAAGAGAAGTTTTAGAAGCGTTTTTAAAGCGTGTTAGTGAGCTTGAAGCTATTGCAAAACAACATTCTCAAGTTAAAAAAGCTTATGCAATTAATGCTGGTCGTGAAATTAGAGTTATTGTAAATGCTAAGCTAATTAATGATGATGAAAGTGTTCTTTTAGCTAAAGAAATAGCTAGTGAAATAACAAGCAGCTTACAATTTCCAGGAGAAATTAAAGTAAATGTTATCCGTGAAACTAGAGCTGTGGAGCTAGCGAAATAATGCAAGAATTTATAGAAAAATTTGTAGAATACGGATATATTTTAGTATTTTTATACTCTTTAGGCGGCGGTATGTTAGCACTGCTTGCCTTAGGAGTGTTTGCAAGTGCTTATAATGTAAATCCTTATATTAGTATTTTAGTAGCTTTTGTAGGTAATTTTCTAGGCTCATCGGCTTTATTTTATTTTACTAGAGCTAGTAAAAAAGACTTTCAAAAACATCTTGTAAAGCATAAAAGAAAACTAGCTCTTTTAGTAGTTTTATTTAGAAAAAATGGCTTTATTTTTACTTTAGTTTGTAAGTTTGTTTATGGGCTTAAAACCTTAGGTCCAATAGCAGCTGAGATTTCAAAATTAAGCTTTTTTAGATTTAGTATTTATAATTTAATTTCTTGTTTTGTTTGGGCTGTTGTGGTGTTTTATGCGGCGTTTTATTTAGGAGATAGCTTGGCTAAAACTTTTGATGAATATTCATCTTATATGCCAATTATTTTACTTGTTTTATTGATTGTAATTTTCACATATTTAAAAATAAAAGCGAAGAAATGAAGAGCAAAAAATTATTAAATATTAGATTTTTTTTAAGAAAGATAATTCATTTTAAAAATCATAAATTCCTAAATCAAATTCTACTAGATTATCCGAAATTATCTAAGAAATTTAGCGAGAATTTAAAATATCACAATGATATGTTATGCAAAAAATACGGGGCTACTAATTTTACTTTTGAATATTCAAATGAATGTTTTAAAAGGGATTTAGAAATTATTACAAATAGATTTTTGGATATTTTAAGTAATGATGAGATTATTTTTAACGAATTTGATTTAAAAATTACGCTTAGCTCAAATCCTAAAGTAATTAGCGAAGGACTTTTTACAATTCATTTGCATTATAAAAATGAGCTTTTATATTCTTTAAGTTTTGTTTTATTAAATGATGCTTTATTAATCACAGCTTTACAAGGTAATTTAAATACTAAAGATGAGATAAAAGAATTTACTAAAGTTTATTTTGGCTTAAGACCGCTTAATTTTATTATATTT
This is a stretch of genomic DNA from Campylobacter sp. RM12651. It encodes these proteins:
- a CDS encoding AbgT family transporter — protein: MVENQQIKRNGFEKILHKIEVLGNKLPDITILFLIAFFIVMILSFALSFIDFSYIHPVSHEKIVVKNMFEIHNLTELIVRLGVNFITFPALQLVLVATLGVSIAEGSGYIRALLIKMIGIVPKSIVVPVVILISIFCHIVSDSAYVFLMPIAAAMYYSAGRHPIAGITTSFAALAGGFSASYIPSVVDPLMQEFTQKAARTIDPEISVNVLCNYFLSIFSTFSVIAACWFVSSKIIEPMLNKTMPIDSDCKIAHLENEKLSSQENKAYWGATLTFIFMALLLFAVSIPDDSVMRGANGSLTSADAALMKAIVPLVFLFLAIPGYVYGKISGSIKTSSDLSKMAASSLNTLTTFIVFCFVCGQFLYVFNTSNLSTLLAISGAEFLKSMNMPSVFTVLGVIIFTSFLNIFVTSATSKWAILSVIFVPMLMLLGISPELTQAAYRTSDSAVNVMTPMFPFYPLVIGYCQKYYKKTGVGTLSSLMLPFGIALWIALVGSLFIFWALGLPLGFDTTYVYNFKG
- the pepT gene encoding peptidase T, with the protein product MLVEDFIKYVKISSQSDASKSNTPTSEGQLQLAKLLKSELENLGLSEIKLNDNGILTALLAGDKTKTSLGFVAHLDTIDVGLSPCVNPKILRFEGKDLDLGKAVLEISKHPEIMKYLNEDIIFSDGSSVLGADNKAAIAVIINLIKTLKNSDINHPDIFLAFVPDEEIGLLGSKQLNLDDFRTTHPYTIDCCEVGELMYETFNAASAKLNIIGVSAHPMNAYKIMLNPTLLANEFINLFDRLQTPENTKDKDGYIWINEMHSNQNEASVCLNIRDHDKTKFEEKKEYIKTCVDFMQNKYKKASFKLEMSDTYYNLKDALNDDNKDSLDKLYKAFELSNIKANTIAMRGGTDGSALSVKGLFTPNFFTGAHNFHSRFEFLPVKSLEKSYEVALNLVKIYSN
- a CDS encoding prepilin-type N-terminal cleavage/methylation domain-containing protein, coding for MTELRANKCGFTLIELVLVLVVAGILSSIAISKINSNSLILAARSLSQDIYILRNLALNYDIYDYTTNYDKSYWQIYFHCVANTKTSYNKYKCNHQEFGYSIFSDSIGSSSSNPDANELAKDLFDKTKLIGARYAGISVDDNLLTTRTNLTKSFGITKIDVFYNLNNKYKKTHRIMVNELGELFASSYANKSKTYNLIKANSYIIRLSKSTNIDQNNSICIVINNVGFTTIPKNNNGQLISNIKKPIYCHNL
- a CDS encoding prepilin-type N-terminal cleavage/methylation domain-containing protein, producing the protein MKKAFTMIELLVVMVVGAILSAVAVSKIHTSELIDAARSIANDIRYTKILALGDDAYDGTNGYHNKYYRFTIASNKIYKISKTEYNTKGSTPVLAEYAEDFLNPDKRICDFENNENCATRTAILKIKKYNITFTPTTPTTTPASGLTPTDTIIFNELGEPLNFNQNPSGFKIEISKGSDIACIYVEKYSGFVHIDRAACK
- the radA gene encoding DNA repair protein RadA: MAKKKSSLYECQACGNQQIRFLGKCPECGAFNSYLELNQTQIEVLKNEIKPNSNKAVSIKEVLIEQVDRFSTYDKELDLVLGGGLVVGSLVLLGGSPGVGKSTLLLKTAANLAKNGKKVLYVSAEESKSQIKLRANRLNANEDNLFLLTELCFENIKNEVLSNNYEVLIIDSIQTIYSENISSCAGSITQVRELTFELMKLSKSNNISTFIIGHITKEGSIAGPRVLEHMVDVVLYFEGDASKELRILRGFKNRFGSTSEIGIWQMSENGLISANNIKTRFVGKNHAGSALTIILEGSRAITLEVQALVCESAYAKRSATGFDRNRLDMILALLERKLEIPLARYDVFINISGGIKVSETAADLAVAAAIISSFKNRVLSNESVFIGELSLNGGICEVFSLDIRLNEAKNQGFKNAIIPNKSNFKGIKCFVANELAQVLEWM
- the ftsY gene encoding signal recognition particle-docking protein FtsY codes for the protein MLDFLKKGLAKTLEAINQVKPKNEKISKDLLEEMLVNADITYEIVEEILYYLPPKDIVERADLERVMSSYFMYENPNSNSNDKPFVELILGVNGVGKTTTIGKLSNFYKNQGKKVLLGACDTFRAGAIMQLELWASKNNCDIVSTKQGHDPSAVAFDTITKALSKGYDNVIIDTAGRLENKKNLANELEKIIRISSRAYENAPHRKILVLDATQGNSGINQAKVFNDLVKLDGVIITKLDGTSKGGSLFAIARELELPILYFGYGEGANDIAPFKANEYLKVLLDGIFNNG
- a CDS encoding TlpA disulfide reductase family protein, producing the protein MKAILLSVALLFFTACFDKKEDKKEEESEQITQVEVKKEPDFNRLIKFSLKFYNSDEIFEIKRINNDNKDLEFTSNDKIILFNFFTTWCPPCKAEIPHLNDLALKYKDRLRVIGVLLEDKSDEEIAKFIKDNGISYDIVTGDNNYTFLKVLGEINGIPYIALYDQNGKNINNYLGAVYEEMLDIDIQKVMK
- a CDS encoding 5-formyltetrahydrofolate cyclo-ligase; protein product: MDKKLIREKFHKENYKFCKNYGSFRAILKIISKVKTNKKLNLLIYIAKDKEINLYKYKRFLCKKFNIYIPKMLSDNSLAFNKLRFPLSEVRFKIKESSSKIENVKIDIAIIPVLGIDKDFRRVGFGKGFYDRTFSKIDYDLLIIFIQNIKSVTKNKICLKSDIQGDFYIANGKTIKRKRSYDIS
- the rny gene encoding ribonuclease Y, which codes for MTLVEIISLLAVFILGGALGVLVAKRIHEAHFKIHEEQAKAKAKVIEYEAEKILRNADKVLENAKASEGKIELSYKKSYDEKILELQKEHDKKILEIEKKEQILAINEQKLDEFKASIVKSEQAANELMEEANMLKKSCEAKMQELLSSIENISGLTQSEARELVINQAKEDARDEIAHIVRKCEEEAKSQAKAKAGYILAQATTRFAGEYASERLISVINLKSDDLKGRIIGKEGRNIKTLEMVLGVDVIIDDTPNAIIISSFNVLRRAIAKKVIDLLIDDGRIQPARIEELHERVSKEFEEEMFNEGQNIIMDLGLTKMAPELVKLIGRLKYRASYGQNALAHSLEVAHLAGIIAAECGGNTRLARRAGILHDIGKALTHEYEGSHVDLGAMVCERHKEHPVVLNAIFAHHGHEDALSIEAAAVCTADVLSAARPGARREVLEAFLKRVSELEAIAKQHSQVKKAYAINAGREIRVIVNAKLINDDESVLLAKEIASEITSSLQFPGEIKVNVIRETRAVELAK
- a CDS encoding DedA family protein is translated as MQEFIEKFVEYGYILVFLYSLGGGMLALLALGVFASAYNVNPYISILVAFVGNFLGSSALFYFTRASKKDFQKHLVKHKRKLALLVVLFRKNGFIFTLVCKFVYGLKTLGPIAAEISKLSFFRFSIYNLISCFVWAVVVFYAAFYLGDSLAKTFDEYSSYMPIILLVLLIVIFTYLKIKAKK
- a CDS encoding DUF535 family protein, translating into MKSKKLLNIRFFLRKIIHFKNHKFLNQILLDYPKLSKKFSENLKYHNDMLCKKYGATNFTFEYSNECFKRDLEIITNRFLDILSNDEIIFNEFDLKITLSSNPKVISEGLFTIHLHYKNELLYSLSFVLLNDALLITALQGNLNTKDEIKEFTKVYFGLRPLNFIIFFAFIFAEFLGINKVCGVKDRFLVSRFKRNRKRDGRVFVIPNYDEIWQENTKIIKEEKSFYVLEYLQKDLEEIPSKKRSMYKKRFEFLKTIKL